In the Xiamenia xianingshaonis genome, one interval contains:
- a CDS encoding flavodoxin family protein gives MRRLVLCGSPRARGRAAALALRVVEAYEQAGDEVGLVLLAEAVIAPCTGCNACKHNAATPLRDDLYCVIADSMARVRRRLNDCDALTVVSPVYFSGAPAQLKAFYDRLQPYYWSKYAKSTKRPADLFVVGEGGDPHGFEPLVSETRSALAVAGFRLERVHDWVGLVHEDGRLDDDRPVLEGGRTAAASDYCNETPSGLHPTYLRGGREAHHG, from the coding sequence ATGAGGCGGCTCGTGCTGTGCGGCTCGCCTCGCGCCCGGGGCCGCGCCGCCGCTCTGGCGCTGCGGGTGGTCGAGGCGTACGAGCAGGCCGGCGACGAAGTGGGTCTCGTGCTGCTTGCCGAAGCCGTCATTGCGCCATGTACCGGCTGCAACGCCTGCAAGCACAACGCAGCGACGCCGCTGCGCGACGATCTGTACTGCGTCATCGCCGATTCGATGGCGAGGGTTCGTCGCCGGCTCAACGACTGCGACGCGCTCACGGTTGTGTCGCCGGTGTATTTTTCCGGCGCTCCGGCCCAGCTCAAAGCGTTTTACGACCGCTTGCAACCCTATTATTGGAGCAAGTACGCAAAAAGTACCAAACGCCCCGCCGATCTCTTCGTCGTCGGCGAGGGGGGCGATCCGCACGGCTTCGAGCCGCTTGTCAGCGAAACGCGGTCGGCTCTGGCCGTGGCGGGCTTTCGGTTGGAACGCGTGCACGACTGGGTGGGGCTGGTGCACGAAGACGGCCGGCTCGACGACGACCGTCCCGTATTGGAAGGCGGCCGCACCGCTGCGGCGTCCGACTACTGCAACGAAACGCCGAGCGGTCTGCATCCTACGTATCTGCGCGGCGGACGAGAGGCGCACCATGGCTGA
- a CDS encoding TatD family hydrolase, which yields MTGKAAEANAMGLQAVGAAGEAGAAEAAGAAGVAGTAGAASAASAVEATPAQVAAAEAADASAPDADHVPVFSDALFRKKRKKGKYSLVEPPAPTLEAPIADTHAHVHLLWDPVGALACAGVWNVGFVCDVVDTVEDDPAVWDAMDGWRAQAAERLAAYAQAAAETYGAAALPANPAVPAVRFIAGCHPHNAKDYDEAAEAALLARLADPRVAALGEIGLDYHYDFSPRDVQKDVFRRQLRLARECGLPVSLHLREAHDDAYRILCDEGFPPAGTLLHCFNLDKQVLAPFLEAGCFIAFGGPVTFKAADEVREAARLVPLDRLLTETDSPYMTPEPMRGMICGPAHTVFTAACLAEVFGCVSGADREAFLGRLWENAHDLLDRRPTAWQLAHATSVDEARS from the coding sequence ATGACCGGCAAGGCAGCAGAGGCGAACGCGATGGGGCTGCAAGCCGTTGGTGCGGCCGGTGAAGCCGGCGCAGCGGAAGCTGCCGGAGCTGCTGGCGTTGCCGGCACCGCCGGGGCGGCCAGCGCGGCTAGCGCGGTCGAGGCCACGCCAGCACAGGTCGCAGCTGCCGAGGCGGCAGACGCGTCAGCGCCGGATGCGGACCACGTGCCGGTGTTTTCGGACGCGCTGTTTCGCAAGAAGCGCAAGAAGGGAAAGTATTCCCTGGTAGAGCCGCCTGCGCCGACGCTCGAGGCACCGATTGCCGACACGCACGCCCATGTGCACCTGTTGTGGGACCCGGTTGGAGCGCTGGCGTGCGCGGGCGTGTGGAACGTGGGCTTTGTCTGCGACGTGGTGGACACCGTGGAAGACGATCCGGCGGTGTGGGACGCCATGGACGGCTGGCGTGCGCAGGCGGCCGAGCGCCTGGCGGCCTACGCGCAGGCGGCGGCCGAAACCTACGGGGCGGCGGCGCTGCCGGCGAATCCAGCCGTTCCGGCCGTTCGCTTCATCGCCGGGTGCCACCCTCACAACGCGAAGGACTATGACGAGGCGGCCGAAGCGGCGCTGCTTGCCCGTCTGGCCGACCCCCGCGTGGCGGCCCTCGGCGAGATCGGCTTGGACTACCACTACGACTTCTCGCCGCGGGATGTGCAAAAAGACGTCTTCCGCCGCCAGCTGCGCCTTGCGCGCGAGTGCGGCCTGCCGGTGTCGCTGCATCTGCGGGAGGCCCACGACGACGCCTACCGCATTCTCTGCGACGAGGGCTTTCCGCCTGCCGGAACATTGTTGCACTGCTTCAACCTGGACAAACAGGTGCTTGCGCCGTTTTTGGAGGCCGGCTGCTTCATTGCGTTCGGGGGTCCGGTCACGTTCAAGGCCGCCGACGAGGTGCGCGAGGCGGCCCGTCTGGTGCCGCTTGACCGGCTGCTCACAGAAACGGATTCGCCCTATATGACGCCCGAGCCCATGCGTGGCATGATCTGCGGGCCGGCGCACACCGTCTTCACCGCCGCTTGTCTGGCCGAGGTGTTCGGCTGCGTTTCCGGCGCCGACCGGGAAGCGTTTCTCGGGCGATTGTGGGAAAACGCGCACGACCTGCTTGACCGGCGGCCGACCGCCTGGCAGCTTGCGCACGCGACGTCTGTTGACGAGGCGCGTTCATGA
- the metG gene encoding methionine--tRNA ligase: MSKGTYSFTTPIYYVNAAPHLGTAYTTIAADTVARYQRMNGYDVAFVTGMDEHGQKVADVAAEHGMTPQAWCDSMEPAFREAWDMLDITYTDFVRTSEDRQARTVRAFWQDLYDKGFCYKGSYEGWYCVHEETYYAESDLEKNEDGAYVCPDCKRPVQQAGGEENWFFKLSEFQQPLLDFYEEHPDFIRPETRRNEIVTFVKGGLKDLSISRSTFDWGVPLPFDKGHVAYVWADALLAYLTGIGYADPDRPGEFDARWPMQYHFVGKDITRFHCVIWPAMLMAAGLPIAHTVFGHGFLLTKGEKMSKSKGNALRPADLVGVFGVDAYRYYFMSDVQFGHDGSISLERMVQVYNADLANTWGNLFSRVTNMTKKYFDAHVPEAAPSFSAENPLWEMSAGLYAAYDEAMGRVDFTTAAREVMALAERANRYIEETEPFRLAKDPERADELAFVMYNLLETIRICALYMAPFAPNTSAEVFRRLGLGDVTEVVDIEAATAWGQLPAGGLVSVGDPLFPRLDTDAIDFDME; encoded by the coding sequence ATGTCAAAGGGAACCTACTCGTTCACGACGCCTATTTATTATGTCAACGCGGCGCCGCATTTGGGGACGGCGTACACCACTATCGCTGCCGACACGGTCGCGCGCTACCAGCGCATGAACGGCTACGACGTGGCTTTCGTCACCGGCATGGACGAGCACGGCCAGAAGGTCGCCGACGTGGCCGCCGAACACGGCATGACGCCGCAGGCATGGTGCGACTCGATGGAGCCGGCCTTCCGCGAGGCGTGGGACATGCTGGACATCACCTACACCGACTTCGTGCGCACGAGCGAGGATCGCCAGGCCCGCACGGTGCGCGCGTTTTGGCAGGACCTCTACGACAAGGGCTTCTGCTACAAAGGCTCTTACGAGGGCTGGTATTGCGTGCACGAGGAAACGTATTACGCCGAGAGCGACCTGGAGAAGAACGAGGACGGCGCATATGTGTGCCCCGACTGCAAACGCCCTGTTCAGCAGGCCGGCGGGGAAGAGAACTGGTTCTTCAAACTGTCCGAATTCCAACAGCCGCTGCTTGATTTCTACGAGGAGCACCCCGATTTCATCCGTCCTGAAACGCGTCGGAACGAGATCGTCACGTTCGTGAAAGGCGGCCTGAAGGACCTCTCCATCAGCCGTTCGACGTTCGACTGGGGCGTGCCGCTGCCGTTCGACAAGGGGCACGTCGCCTACGTGTGGGCCGACGCGCTGCTGGCCTACCTGACCGGCATCGGATACGCCGACCCTGACCGTCCCGGCGAATTCGACGCCAGGTGGCCCATGCAATACCACTTCGTGGGCAAGGACATCACGCGCTTCCACTGCGTCATCTGGCCCGCCATGCTCATGGCGGCGGGGCTGCCCATTGCGCACACGGTGTTCGGCCACGGCTTTTTGCTGACCAAGGGCGAGAAAATGTCGAAGTCGAAGGGCAACGCGCTGCGCCCGGCCGATCTGGTGGGCGTGTTCGGGGTGGACGCGTATCGCTACTACTTCATGAGCGACGTGCAGTTCGGCCACGACGGGTCCATCTCGCTTGAGCGCATGGTGCAGGTATACAACGCCGATTTGGCGAATACCTGGGGAAACTTGTTCAGCCGCGTGACGAACATGACGAAGAAGTACTTCGACGCGCACGTGCCTGAAGCAGCGCCGTCGTTCAGCGCGGAGAATCCGCTGTGGGAGATGAGCGCGGGGCTGTATGCCGCCTATGACGAGGCGATGGGGCGCGTGGACTTCACGACGGCGGCGCGCGAGGTGATGGCGCTTGCCGAACGCGCGAATCGCTACATTGAGGAAACCGAGCCGTTCCGTCTGGCGAAGGATCCGGAACGCGCCGATGAGTTGGCGTTTGTGATGTACAACCTGCTGGAGACCATTCGCATCTGCGCCCTTTATATGGCGCCGTTCGCGCCGAACACGTCGGCCGAGGTGTTCCGACGCCTGGGGCTGGGCGACGTGACGGAGGTCGTCGACATCGAGGCCGCCACGGCGTGGGGCCAGCTGCCGGCGGGCGGCCTGGTGAGCGTGGGCGATCCGCTGTTCCCGCGCCTGGATACCGACGCGATCGATTTCGACATGGAATAG
- a CDS encoding type II toxin-antitoxin system Phd/YefM family antitoxin → MPAIKPLTEFNRNQNALIAEIARSQEPLYLTRNGSACVVVMDAHAFDEAMRFRNDLLEQEMRTYQSILQGAEQIANGESLDAGEADAMIRAAKGW, encoded by the coding sequence ATGCCCGCCATCAAGCCCTTGACCGAGTTCAACCGCAACCAAAATGCCTTGATCGCTGAAATAGCCAGAAGCCAAGAACCGCTCTATCTGACGCGGAACGGATCGGCCTGCGTCGTCGTGATGGATGCGCACGCCTTCGACGAGGCGATGCGATTCCGCAATGACCTGCTCGAACAAGAAATGCGCACGTATCAAAGCATCTTGCAAGGCGCTGAACAAATCGCCAACGGCGAAAGCCTCGACGCCGGCGAGGCCGACGCGATGATCCGTGCCGCCAAGGGGTGGTAG
- the lysA gene encoding diaminopimelate decarboxylase yields the protein MSLPASDRTKKADNRTTMELGAVLPETAEVKDDHLFVGGVDMVDLAREQGTALYVIDEADLRHRMESYVSSFRSRYENSDVIYASKAFLNKEVARIANQEGLCLDVSGGGELACALAAGFPADRVFVHGNNKTPQELREAISAGVGRIVVDSRIELGRVSRIAGELGVTQDIYLRITPGVEADTHEYIKTGCEDSKFGFTMLDDFAFRCVEDALAAPNVRLAGLHCHIGSQVFALHSFREAADVMVSFMARIRDQYGCAIEELDLGGGLGIAYLADDAPSSIDEFAECTTTAVKESCEKYGLDLPRLLVEPGRSLVANAGITLYTVGILKTLPNIRKYVAVDGGMSDNIRTALYHADYEPTIANKAGQARTEIVTLCGKHCESGDAVVIDMPLQTPELGDIVAVFGTGAYCYSMSSNYNGQPRPAIVFVRDGQARVTTRRETYEDLYARDL from the coding sequence ATGTCACTGCCCGCATCCGACCGGACCAAAAAGGCCGACAACCGCACGACCATGGAACTGGGCGCCGTGCTGCCCGAAACGGCCGAGGTGAAAGACGACCACCTGTTCGTCGGCGGCGTCGACATGGTGGATCTGGCCCGCGAGCAGGGCACGGCGCTGTACGTCATCGACGAGGCCGACCTGCGCCACCGCATGGAATCCTACGTCAGCTCCTTCCGCAGCCGCTATGAGAACTCCGACGTCATCTATGCGTCGAAGGCGTTTCTCAACAAGGAGGTTGCCCGCATCGCCAACCAGGAGGGCCTGTGCTTGGACGTGTCCGGCGGCGGCGAGCTGGCCTGTGCGCTCGCGGCCGGCTTCCCGGCCGATCGCGTGTTCGTCCACGGCAACAACAAGACTCCGCAGGAGCTGCGCGAGGCCATTTCCGCCGGCGTGGGCCGCATCGTCGTGGACAGCCGCATCGAGCTGGGCCGCGTGTCCCGCATCGCCGGCGAGCTGGGCGTGACGCAGGACATCTACCTGCGCATCACGCCGGGCGTAGAGGCCGACACGCACGAATACATCAAGACGGGCTGCGAAGACAGCAAGTTCGGCTTCACGATGCTCGACGACTTCGCCTTCCGCTGCGTGGAAGACGCCTTGGCGGCGCCCAACGTGCGGCTGGCGGGCCTGCACTGCCACATCGGCTCGCAGGTGTTCGCGCTGCACAGCTTCCGCGAGGCCGCCGACGTGATGGTGTCGTTCATGGCGCGCATCCGCGACCAGTACGGCTGCGCCATCGAAGAGCTCGACCTGGGCGGGGGCCTGGGCATCGCGTATCTGGCCGACGACGCGCCGTCCTCTATTGACGAATTCGCCGAATGCACCACGACGGCCGTGAAGGAAAGCTGCGAAAAATACGGCCTTGACCTGCCGCGACTGTTGGTCGAGCCCGGCCGCAGCCTCGTGGCCAACGCCGGGATCACGCTCTACACCGTCGGCATTCTGAAGACGTTGCCCAACATTCGCAAGTATGTGGCCGTCGACGGCGGCATGTCCGACAACATTCGCACGGCGCTCTACCACGCCGACTACGAGCCGACCATCGCGAACAAGGCGGGACAGGCGCGCACCGAGATCGTCACGCTGTGCGGCAAGCACTGCGAAAGCGGCGACGCCGTGGTCATCGACATGCCGTTGCAGACGCCCGAGCTGGGCGACATCGTGGCGGTGTTCGGCACGGGCGCCTACTGCTATTCGATGTCGAGCAACTACAACGGCCAGCCGCGTCCGGCCATCGTGTTCGTGCGCGACGGACAGGCCCGCGTGACCACTCGCCGCGAAACCTACGAAGACCTCTACGCCCGCGATCTGTAA
- a CDS encoding molybdenum cofactor biosynthesis protein MoaE, with protein MALTEPSIDQWLAEAKLDPAAAQCGMYLTHNGVVRITPKAQVREGVEGLGDVARVDFSYDREGLDAAVAEALTWPGVYYVRVWLNEGELSVGDSIMYVLIGADIRPNCVDALQRLVGKIKNDLVVEKEIYA; from the coding sequence ATGGCCCTCACCGAACCGTCCATCGACCAGTGGCTCGCCGAGGCGAAGCTCGACCCGGCCGCCGCGCAGTGCGGCATGTACCTGACGCATAACGGCGTCGTGCGCATCACGCCAAAAGCCCAGGTCCGCGAAGGGGTTGAAGGGCTCGGCGACGTTGCGCGCGTCGACTTTTCCTACGACCGGGAAGGCCTCGACGCCGCCGTGGCCGAAGCGCTCACGTGGCCGGGCGTCTATTACGTGCGCGTGTGGCTCAACGAAGGCGAGCTTTCCGTGGGCGACTCGATCATGTACGTGCTCATCGGCGCCGACATCCGCCCGAACTGCGTCGACGCCCTGCAGCGCCTGGTCGGCAAGATCAAAAACGACCTGGTCGTGGAAAAAGAGATCTACGCTTAG
- the amaP gene encoding alkaline shock response membrane anchor protein AmaP: MGKLKRFCLIAFALALIIGVGFLAVEYVAYAPLLPYTRAIVSMSWFYVLYNAVLGVIALGTVVLLAVGLFSPGRGKRLEVKRDQGSVIITRTAISSTVRHAIESHPPLKVEKTSVRIKNGRNPAISVSARVNPGSRGDLSSLGQTLQRQVSERLNVFSGARVKRVDIVFAGEGAAEVETMEAARMAEEPVLAVEEPSRKDKKKRRRDRKAAGDENGPQMMTVAVERGTAPNEPAPAALPNAAGDAPAAPFAPTAAAEPASGPEAGTDADAAKPVVRITMSTEGSQQ, translated from the coding sequence ATGGGAAAGCTCAAACGGTTCTGCCTGATCGCGTTCGCCCTCGCCCTCATTATCGGCGTGGGATTTTTGGCGGTCGAATACGTCGCCTACGCTCCGCTTTTGCCCTACACCCGCGCCATTGTCTCGATGAGCTGGTTTTACGTGCTGTACAACGCCGTGCTTGGCGTCATTGCGCTGGGAACCGTCGTGCTGCTGGCCGTCGGCCTGTTCTCGCCTGGACGCGGCAAGCGGCTGGAAGTGAAGCGCGACCAAGGCAGCGTCATCATCACCCGCACCGCCATTTCGTCGACGGTGCGCCACGCCATTGAAAGCCATCCGCCGCTGAAAGTCGAAAAGACCAGCGTGCGCATCAAAAACGGGCGCAATCCGGCCATTTCGGTGTCCGCGCGGGTCAACCCCGGCAGCCGCGGCGACCTCAGCTCGCTCGGCCAGACGCTGCAACGCCAGGTCAGCGAGCGGCTGAACGTCTTTTCGGGCGCACGCGTGAAGCGGGTCGACATCGTGTTCGCCGGCGAAGGCGCGGCGGAAGTCGAAACGATGGAAGCCGCCCGCATGGCCGAAGAGCCCGTTCTTGCCGTTGAAGAACCCTCCCGCAAGGACAAGAAGAAGCGCCGACGCGACCGCAAGGCCGCAGGCGACGAAAACGGGCCGCAGATGATGACCGTGGCCGTCGAGCGAGGAACCGCCCCGAACGAGCCCGCACCCGCCGCGCTGCCGAATGCGGCCGGCGATGCGCCTGCCGCGCCCTTCGCGCCCACGGCCGCCGCCGAGCCAGCTTCCGGCCCCGAAGCTGGAACTGACGCCGATGCCGCCAAGCCCGTCGTCCGCATCACCATGTCGACCGAAGGGAGCCAGCAATGA
- a CDS encoding DUF2273 domain-containing protein, with translation MSDVPPPLPPDRDAPAAPPKSGVWPALRAAVSRMAQGHFHTLLYAAFGLIAALLILFAGFWQALLVIGLVAIGAAIGLYQDGNAFLRMLVARLLKRLS, from the coding sequence ATGAGCGACGTCCCACCGCCTCTGCCCCCTGATCGCGACGCACCGGCCGCCCCGCCAAAGTCCGGCGTTTGGCCTGCGTTGCGCGCGGCCGTCTCCCGCATGGCCCAAGGCCATTTCCATACGCTGCTGTATGCGGCTTTCGGCCTGATCGCAGCCCTGCTCATCCTGTTCGCCGGGTTCTGGCAGGCGCTGCTCGTCATCGGACTGGTCGCCATTGGCGCCGCCATCGGGCTGTACCAGGACGGCAACGCGTTTCTGCGCATGCTCGTCGCGCGGCTGCTGAAACGTCTGAGTTAA
- a CDS encoding Asp23/Gls24 family envelope stress response protein, with translation MTEELKTTEPDVTAIEPASADAEANAPEPLTPVYKLTIADNVVEKIAARAAARIDGIVAMKGNLFSTIQEGFGANTLTKGVSADLLDDNTARVELDVILEYGKSAVDVFDQVKDVVVGDLQSMTGLLVSELDVNVVDVMSREEYGHKKGEDKKAKDVAPAMPETAEADEPSAEPQKTSATVVSTGL, from the coding sequence ATGACCGAAGAGCTGAAAACGACCGAGCCCGACGTGACCGCCATCGAACCAGCCAGCGCCGACGCAGAGGCGAACGCCCCCGAACCGCTGACGCCCGTCTACAAGCTGACCATCGCCGACAACGTCGTCGAGAAGATCGCCGCCCGCGCCGCCGCCCGCATCGACGGCATCGTGGCCATGAAGGGCAACCTCTTCTCCACCATCCAGGAAGGCTTCGGCGCGAACACGCTGACGAAAGGCGTGTCGGCCGACCTGCTCGACGACAACACCGCGCGGGTGGAGCTCGACGTCATCCTTGAGTACGGCAAGTCGGCCGTCGATGTGTTTGACCAGGTGAAAGACGTGGTCGTCGGCGACCTGCAATCGATGACGGGCCTGCTTGTGTCCGAGTTGGACGTGAACGTCGTCGACGTCATGAGCCGCGAGGAATACGGCCACAAGAAGGGCGAGGACAAGAAGGCGAAAGACGTCGCGCCCGCAATGCCCGAGACGGCCGAAGCCGACGAACCGTCCGCCGAGCCGCAGAAAACGAGCGCCACCGTGGTGAGCACAGGGCTGTAA
- a CDS encoding serine O-acetyltransferase has translation MFGDNLERIVSAIEKNYEADEIFFTKPGRRFPSRRSIEWVIKELRRVMFPGYFGEEMLSPQTSPAYFIGETLMQIERVLRDQLILALAYTAPERDLAQGDPCDGVMPPGVCERASEVCNVFFDALPDVQRVLLTDVQALFEGDPAAGSKEEVIFTYPGLYAIYVHRIAHVLYEQGVPIIPRVMTELAHSDTGIDIGAGAQIGEYFFIDHGTGVVIGETTTIGNNVKIYQGVTLGALSTRGGQRLAGVKRHPTIEDNVTIYSNASVLGGETVIGEGSVIAGSTFVTFSVPPHSRVSVKEQEITVRRPDERD, from the coding sequence ATGTTTGGAGACAACCTCGAGCGCATCGTGAGCGCCATCGAGAAAAACTACGAGGCTGACGAGATCTTCTTCACGAAGCCGGGGCGCCGCTTCCCGAGCCGTCGGTCCATCGAATGGGTCATCAAGGAACTGCGGCGCGTGATGTTTCCGGGCTACTTCGGCGAAGAGATGCTCTCGCCGCAAACGAGCCCTGCGTATTTCATCGGCGAGACGTTGATGCAGATCGAGCGCGTGCTGCGCGACCAGCTGATCCTCGCGTTGGCCTACACCGCTCCCGAGCGCGACCTGGCGCAGGGCGATCCGTGCGACGGCGTCATGCCGCCGGGCGTGTGCGAGCGGGCGAGCGAGGTGTGCAACGTGTTCTTCGACGCGCTGCCCGACGTCCAGCGCGTGCTGCTCACCGACGTGCAAGCGCTGTTCGAGGGCGACCCGGCCGCCGGCTCGAAGGAAGAGGTCATCTTCACCTACCCCGGCCTGTACGCCATCTACGTCCATCGCATCGCGCATGTGCTGTATGAGCAGGGCGTTCCCATCATCCCGCGCGTCATGACCGAGCTGGCGCATTCCGACACGGGCATCGACATCGGCGCGGGCGCGCAAATCGGCGAGTACTTCTTCATCGACCACGGCACCGGCGTCGTTATCGGCGAGACCACGACCATTGGCAACAACGTGAAGATCTACCAGGGTGTCACGCTCGGCGCCCTGTCGACGCGCGGCGGCCAGCGCCTCGCCGGGGTGAAGCGCCATCCCACCATCGAGGACAACGTGACCATCTACTCCAACGCGAGCGTGCTCGGCGGCGAGACGGTCATCGGGGAAGGGTCGGTCATCGCGGGTTCGACGTTCGTGACGTTCAGCGTGCCGCCGCATTCGCGCGTGTCGGTGAAAGAGCAGGAGATCACCGTCCGCCGCCCCGACGAGCGCGACTAG
- a CDS encoding indolepyruvate ferredoxin oxidoreductase subunit alpha, translating to MPSINRFLGLLEQLQSADISVNQQRCAVVRHRNAGCMRCAEACTSGCISYDDDEGIRIAPERCIGCGTCATVCPTCALEAHNPTDKELLAECLNVAQATGGRVTIACERLLQQASGLYDPGKVVSVTCLGRVEEALLVSMAAFEVESVVLVDALCDGCEHDSGRVTAEWVAENAQVLLDVWHSPMELKLAAKLPRAVKLDRADAGYDVGRREFFTNVKEETKAAAQTTAEFAVKDALGVEEVAPPRYVKVGADGTLPHHVPGRRGQLLRALKMLGEPDDEMIGTRLWGHVIIDADVCNSCQMCATFCPTGALRKFSELDGTFGVGHAPSKCVKCRVCEDICPPGAISISDEVFAVDLLRGVVERYEMRPRKNQQGPHQILHSMRDMLKCDQVYEG from the coding sequence ATGCCTTCGATCAACCGTTTTCTCGGCCTTCTCGAACAACTTCAGAGCGCCGACATTTCCGTCAACCAGCAGCGGTGCGCCGTCGTGCGGCATCGCAACGCCGGCTGCATGCGATGCGCCGAGGCGTGCACGTCGGGGTGCATCAGCTATGACGACGACGAGGGGATTCGCATTGCGCCCGAGCGCTGCATTGGCTGCGGAACGTGCGCGACCGTGTGTCCGACCTGCGCTTTAGAGGCGCACAACCCCACCGACAAGGAGCTTTTGGCCGAATGCCTGAACGTCGCGCAGGCGACGGGCGGGCGCGTGACCATCGCGTGCGAGCGGCTGCTGCAGCAGGCGTCGGGGCTTTACGACCCCGGCAAGGTGGTGAGCGTGACGTGTCTCGGGCGCGTGGAAGAGGCGCTGCTCGTGTCGATGGCGGCGTTCGAGGTAGAGTCGGTCGTGCTCGTCGATGCCTTGTGCGACGGCTGCGAGCATGACAGCGGACGGGTGACGGCGGAATGGGTGGCCGAAAACGCCCAGGTGCTGCTGGACGTGTGGCACAGCCCGATGGAGCTGAAGCTGGCCGCGAAGCTGCCTCGTGCGGTGAAGCTGGACCGGGCGGATGCGGGCTACGACGTCGGCCGGCGCGAGTTTTTCACGAACGTGAAGGAAGAAACGAAGGCGGCGGCCCAAACCACGGCTGAATTCGCGGTGAAAGACGCGCTGGGCGTGGAAGAGGTCGCGCCGCCGCGCTACGTGAAGGTGGGCGCTGACGGCACGCTGCCGCATCATGTGCCGGGCCGGCGCGGGCAGCTGCTGCGCGCGTTGAAGATGCTGGGCGAGCCCGATGACGAGATGATCGGCACGCGGCTGTGGGGCCACGTGATCATCGACGCCGACGTGTGCAATTCGTGCCAGATGTGCGCGACGTTCTGCCCGACCGGGGCGCTGCGAAAGTTCTCCGAGCTAGACGGCACGTTCGGCGTGGGCCATGCGCCGTCGAAGTGCGTGAAGTGCCGCGTGTGCGAAGACATCTGCCCGCCCGGCGCCATTTCCATCTCCGACGAGGTGTTTGCGGTGGACCTGCTGCGCGGCGTCGTCGAGCGCTACGAGATGCGCCCCCGCAAAAACCAGCAGGGTCCGCACCAGATTCTGCACTCCATGCGCGACATGCTGAAGTGCGACCAGGTTTACGAGGGCTAG